Proteins from a single region of Belliella baltica DSM 15883:
- a CDS encoding Crp/Fnr family transcriptional regulator encodes MINPFSKTFTASELAIFEFLSQVKFFERLKHSEMARFLPTIHNRKYVKDEVVFFRNDPSQALYILRRGHVRLTVDVLETFETILDVGKGGAFGENSLLENTKRIYTAIVDSEEAELMVIPHFSVQEIFESHPKIKAKMMTSLSEFYNQNNQKLFKSYQNSFGFFNLAQMFDSES; translated from the coding sequence ATGATCAATCCATTTTCAAAGACATTCACAGCATCAGAACTTGCGATTTTTGAATTTCTGTCTCAAGTGAAGTTTTTTGAACGACTCAAGCATTCAGAGATGGCACGGTTTCTCCCGACTATTCACAATAGAAAATATGTGAAAGATGAGGTGGTTTTCTTTAGAAATGACCCAAGTCAAGCATTATATATTTTGAGAAGAGGACATGTAAGGTTGACAGTAGATGTTTTGGAGACTTTTGAGACAATTCTTGATGTTGGAAAAGGAGGGGCTTTTGGAGAGAATTCACTATTGGAAAACACCAAAAGAATTTATACCGCAATTGTGGATTCAGAAGAAGCGGAACTGATGGTGATTCCTCACTTCTCTGTGCAAGAAATTTTTGAATCCCATCCAAAGATCAAAGCCAAAATGATGACTTCTTTATCAGAGTTTTATAATCAAAACAATCAGAAACTATTTAAGTCCTATCAGAATTCCTTTGGCTTTTTCAATTTGGCGCAGATGTTTGATAGTGAATCATAA
- the tilS gene encoding tRNA lysidine(34) synthetase TilS, translated as MVDHFIQYIRSKNLFDVNKRYLLAISGGVDSVCLGHLLHAAGIQFSLVHYNFGLRNEESDGDEDFIKDMARFWNVSLFIEHANPKDFDKPGKSTQMVARDLRYQWFEKLMKEGFYAGVIVAHHFEDQLETVLLNLLRGTGIEGVYGMAEKRDFLIRPLLSFSRSEIEKFMVDNKFHWRIDSSNAKSIYKRNFLRNEILPQLQSGFPDALQTLGDSFHRMKDTGKAFFHLFNLWKVENIIEEGAFQYLKTLAVTNLPGKHSMIYYWLRDYGFGYSDVVEILNSIPKDESGKSFYAGKYMVNIDREMIILGEYDLKEQERHLDDTAIAMQLQSGSYDILHLNTPTEMDKNTENAMLDFDKLDYPLTIRSWELGDKFMPLGMKNEKKVSDLLIDLKVPLIQKKSVSVLCSKGEIAWVIGYRISDAFKCDSSTKKVLYFKKRKS; from the coding sequence ATGGTTGATCATTTTATCCAATATATACGATCAAAAAATCTTTTTGATGTAAATAAACGCTATTTGCTTGCGATTAGTGGCGGAGTCGATAGTGTTTGTCTAGGACATTTACTTCATGCCGCTGGTATTCAATTTTCCTTGGTACATTATAATTTTGGACTAAGGAATGAGGAGAGCGACGGTGATGAAGATTTTATCAAAGATATGGCTAGGTTTTGGAATGTCTCTCTTTTTATTGAACATGCAAATCCAAAAGATTTTGATAAACCTGGGAAATCTACTCAAATGGTAGCGCGTGATCTCCGGTATCAATGGTTTGAAAAACTGATGAAAGAAGGGTTTTATGCAGGTGTCATAGTAGCGCATCATTTTGAAGATCAGCTTGAAACTGTTTTGCTAAATTTACTCAGGGGAACAGGTATCGAAGGCGTTTATGGAATGGCAGAAAAGAGAGATTTTTTGATTCGTCCATTGCTTTCCTTTAGCCGAAGTGAGATTGAAAAGTTTATGGTGGACAATAAGTTTCACTGGAGAATAGACAGTAGCAACGCAAAGAGTATTTACAAAAGGAATTTTTTAAGAAATGAAATACTTCCGCAGCTCCAATCGGGTTTTCCTGATGCTTTGCAAACACTTGGGGACAGTTTTCATAGGATGAAAGATACCGGGAAAGCTTTTTTTCATCTATTCAATTTGTGGAAAGTAGAGAACATCATTGAGGAAGGTGCGTTTCAATATTTGAAAACCCTTGCTGTGACCAATTTACCAGGGAAGCATTCTATGATTTATTATTGGTTGCGAGATTATGGGTTTGGTTATTCTGATGTGGTTGAAATTTTAAATTCAATTCCCAAAGATGAATCAGGGAAGTCTTTTTACGCTGGCAAATACATGGTAAACATAGATAGAGAGATGATTATTCTTGGAGAATATGACTTGAAGGAACAAGAAAGACACTTAGATGACACCGCAATTGCTATGCAACTCCAATCTGGAAGCTATGATATTTTGCATTTAAATACTCCAACAGAAATGGATAAGAACACAGAAAATGCCATGTTGGATTTTGATAAACTTGATTATCCATTGACTATCAGAAGTTGGGAGCTTGGAGATAAATTTATGCCTTTGGGTATGAAAAATGAAAAGAAAGTTTCCGATCTTTTGATAGATTTAAAAGTCCCTTTGATTCAAAAAAAATCTGTCTCAGTGCTTTGTTCGAAGGGAGAAATTGCTTGGGTAATTGGTTACAGAATTAGCGACGCATTCAAGTGTGATTCGAGTACCAAAAAAGTTTTATACTTCAAAAAAAGAAAATCATGA
- a CDS encoding OstA-like protein, whose translation MIKNSGIIFLLFLLFSSTVFSQQETMLEIQKADRLIGSSGFQRLLGNAVMRHQNSLIYCDSAYFYEEENMAKLFGNVRIVDQKDPVTTSSRYAEYDGNTRIAKLRNNVVFKNESTTLYTEFLDYNRETGIANYFNNGKVVDTTNVLTSSNGIYETTIEKITFTENVILVNPDYTLKTNFLIYQTIPKTAETVGLTNIVSAEGNKLNAQKGSYYNTENKLFRFYDGEVETETSLVYAENLFYDENKQYYEGRGDVSVFNKEREIEIFGEEGKYWEDRKYSQVYGNALVQKYFELDTMFMIADTLISQDSELETERFLQAFYNVRLIKSELAGRADSLTYIYSDSTIHLYQDPVIWNDKSQITADSIRILIANEELDKVFLTQRAFNVTKDTLGNFNQLKGRKMVGTFNEGEIQRLDVTGNGESLYFNLLNDSTLRGVNKSVCANMIMFFEEGNVHKINYLIKPEGQFTPPHLLKEENKQLEGFTWREEEKPTMEMIYAWRTPRTRKRFNENLFNIPDIIIPLPTDNEIQKSINERLKNKNK comes from the coding sequence ATGATCAAAAACAGCGGAATTATTTTCCTTCTTTTCCTTCTTTTTTCAAGCACAGTTTTCTCCCAACAAGAAACTATGCTCGAGATCCAAAAAGCTGATCGATTGATCGGGAGCTCTGGATTTCAGCGTTTATTAGGGAATGCAGTGATGCGACATCAAAATTCATTGATTTATTGCGACTCAGCCTACTTTTATGAAGAAGAAAATATGGCGAAACTTTTTGGAAACGTGAGAATCGTCGATCAAAAAGATCCTGTCACTACTTCTAGTAGATATGCAGAATATGACGGAAATACGAGAATTGCAAAGCTGAGAAATAACGTAGTTTTCAAAAATGAATCCACCACTCTTTATACAGAATTTTTGGATTACAACAGAGAGACCGGAATCGCAAATTATTTCAATAATGGTAAGGTGGTTGATACCACAAATGTTTTGACCAGTAGTAATGGAATCTACGAAACCACAATCGAAAAAATCACCTTCACTGAAAACGTAATTTTAGTAAATCCAGATTATACGCTCAAAACAAACTTCCTTATTTACCAAACCATCCCAAAAACAGCAGAAACAGTAGGTTTGACTAATATTGTATCAGCAGAAGGAAATAAACTTAACGCTCAAAAAGGAAGCTACTACAACACTGAAAATAAGCTCTTCCGTTTTTACGATGGGGAAGTTGAAACAGAAACATCTCTTGTTTATGCCGAAAATCTCTTTTACGATGAAAATAAGCAGTATTATGAAGGCAGGGGAGACGTAAGTGTATTCAATAAAGAGCGAGAAATTGAAATCTTTGGGGAGGAAGGTAAATATTGGGAAGACAGAAAATATAGTCAAGTATATGGCAACGCTTTGGTTCAAAAATACTTTGAATTAGACACCATGTTTATGATTGCAGACACTTTGATTTCGCAGGATAGCGAATTGGAGACTGAAAGGTTTTTGCAGGCTTTCTACAATGTAAGGCTTATCAAATCTGAGTTAGCCGGTCGCGCAGATTCCTTAACATATATTTATTCTGATTCTACCATTCACCTTTACCAAGACCCCGTAATATGGAATGACAAAAGTCAAATTACTGCTGACAGCATAAGAATTTTGATTGCAAATGAAGAATTAGATAAAGTTTTTCTTACACAAAGAGCCTTCAATGTCACTAAAGACACACTTGGAAATTTCAATCAATTGAAAGGCCGAAAAATGGTGGGCACTTTTAACGAAGGAGAAATTCAGAGACTAGACGTTACAGGAAATGGCGAGTCTTTGTATTTTAATTTACTAAATGACAGCACCTTACGAGGTGTAAACAAAAGTGTCTGCGCCAACATGATTATGTTTTTTGAGGAAGGAAACGTCCATAAAATCAACTACCTCATCAAGCCAGAAGGACAGTTTACTCCTCCACATCTACTTAAAGAAGAAAATAAGCAGCTTGAAGGTTTTACATGGAGAGAGGAAGAAAAGCCAACTATGGAAATGATCTATGCTTGGAGAACTCCAAGAACTAGGAAAAGATTTAATGAAAACTTATTCAATATTCCTGATATCATTATCCCTTTACCCACTGATAATGAAATACAAAAATCTATAAATGAAAGGTTGAAAAACAAAAACAAATAG
- a CDS encoding T9SS type A sorting domain-containing protein, whose amino-acid sequence MKSLFLLCACFFLLLPIQSEAQVRVLSENIEFNGKIGAAQRKSLILQNESNQKKEYNLRFLRGNIGTSQNIKICIGDTCFDPRKELSKIKLPLNPGEIVTDLYLELDFGIVETKGNFELHFINPENNRDLFVIEAIYNVSNPNADVNEVDHKDISIGSVYPNPSNRIAQLDYNFKNPKAAAKISINSFIGNPVAEFRLDPRQKTLVMNIEDLRPGVYFYTLFVDNKNIVTKKLVVE is encoded by the coding sequence ATGAAATCCTTATTTCTTTTATGCGCATGCTTTTTCTTGCTGCTTCCCATTCAATCGGAAGCTCAGGTTCGTGTGCTGTCAGAAAATATTGAATTCAATGGTAAAATTGGAGCAGCTCAACGAAAATCACTTATTCTTCAAAACGAAAGCAATCAAAAAAAAGAATACAACTTAAGATTCTTGAGAGGAAATATAGGAACTTCTCAAAATATTAAAATTTGTATTGGAGATACATGTTTTGACCCTAGGAAAGAACTTTCGAAAATAAAACTTCCGCTTAATCCAGGTGAGATTGTTACAGATTTGTATTTGGAATTAGATTTTGGAATCGTTGAGACCAAAGGTAACTTCGAACTACATTTCATAAATCCAGAGAACAACAGAGACTTGTTTGTTATTGAGGCTATCTACAATGTTTCAAATCCCAACGCAGACGTGAATGAAGTGGATCATAAAGATATTTCTATAGGAAGTGTATATCCAAATCCAAGCAATAGAATTGCTCAGCTTGATTACAATTTCAAAAACCCAAAAGCAGCAGCAAAAATCAGCATCAACAGCTTTATAGGCAATCCTGTTGCAGAATTCAGACTCGACCCAAGACAAAAAACATTAGTAATGAATATAGAAGACCTCAGACCAGGTGTTTACTTTTATACATTATTTGTTGATAATAAAAATATTGTCACCAAAAAACTCGTTGTCGAATAA
- a CDS encoding outer membrane protein assembly factor BamD encodes MKKSLHYILPFFLLILISSCGNFYKLEKSTNWEELYEAANSYYEAGEYNKAIILYDKVLPVIRGSERAELADFNYAYSHFRTKRYIEAAGYFNTFYQTYNRSPMAEEAMFMNAYSLYLDSPDYNLDQRSSRDAVNAIQLFINKFPESDSYERAMAMIDDLQKRFEEKAHQECSMYLRLTEGLYPGDFYKACIINFQNFAKNYPDSKHNEELAYKLVEVSAAYGERSVFNKKEERLKEAFAFAEQFKRKYPNSQYLGKVESIVLSATREYNTHLALKKDFEERMAKAKLEEEEKALSPEGEVIKSIPITENN; translated from the coding sequence ATGAAAAAATCACTCCATTATATTCTACCTTTCTTTTTATTAATTCTGATTTCCTCTTGTGGCAATTTCTACAAGCTGGAAAAAAGCACCAATTGGGAAGAATTATATGAAGCAGCAAATAGCTACTACGAGGCAGGCGAGTATAATAAAGCAATCATCCTGTATGATAAAGTACTTCCCGTAATTAGAGGAAGTGAAAGAGCAGAATTAGCAGATTTTAATTATGCCTATTCTCATTTCAGAACCAAAAGGTACATCGAAGCTGCTGGCTATTTTAATACCTTTTACCAAACTTACAACAGGAGTCCCATGGCTGAAGAAGCTATGTTTATGAATGCATATTCTCTTTACTTAGACTCACCAGATTACAATTTAGATCAAAGAAGCAGTAGAGATGCTGTGAATGCAATTCAACTATTTATCAACAAATTTCCAGAATCTGACTCTTACGAGAGAGCGATGGCAATGATTGATGATCTTCAAAAAAGATTTGAAGAAAAAGCTCATCAAGAATGTAGCATGTATCTAAGATTGACTGAGGGGCTTTATCCAGGAGATTTTTACAAAGCATGCATCATCAATTTCCAGAATTTTGCTAAAAATTATCCAGATAGTAAACACAACGAGGAACTTGCCTACAAACTTGTAGAAGTATCGGCTGCATATGGTGAACGAAGTGTATTTAACAAAAAGGAAGAGCGTCTTAAAGAGGCATTCGCTTTTGCGGAACAATTCAAAAGAAAATATCCAAATAGTCAATACTTAGGAAAAGTTGAAAGTATTGTATTGAGCGCTACAAGAGAATACAACACACACTTAGCACTAAAAAAGGATTTTGAGGAAAGAATGGCAAAAGCCAAACTTGAAGAAGAAGAAAAAGCACTCTCACCAGAAGGTGAAGTAATCAAATCAATTCCAATTACTGAAAACAATTAA
- a CDS encoding DNA-directed RNA polymerase subunit omega, which produces MAVNPSIITKDLEKIAAPTGNLYESIHVIGQRAKQISSTMKEELNSKLSEFASTVDNLEEVFENKEQIEISKFYERMPKPSTLAMEEFVEGKIYSRHPDLDIEG; this is translated from the coding sequence ATGGCAGTTAATCCATCTATCATCACAAAAGACTTAGAAAAAATTGCAGCACCAACTGGTAACCTTTATGAGTCTATTCATGTTATCGGCCAAAGAGCTAAGCAGATTTCTTCTACAATGAAAGAAGAGCTAAATAGCAAACTTTCTGAGTTTGCATCTACAGTAGATAATCTTGAAGAGGTTTTTGAAAACAAAGAGCAGATCGAAATTTCTAAGTTCTATGAAAGAATGCCAAAACCATCTACTTTGGCAATGGAAGAGTTTGTAGAAGGAAAAATCTACTCTCGTCATCCAGATCTTGATATTGAAGGATAA
- the coaBC gene encoding bifunctional phosphopantothenoylcysteine decarboxylase/phosphopantothenate--cysteine ligase CoaBC: MKLKGKRILLGVTGSIAAYKSAHLIRLLVKEGAEVQIIMSTSALDFITPLTLATLSKNPVHHKFHSNENGVWTNHVELGLWADLFLVAPISANTLAKFANGICDNLLSATYLSARCPVMIAPAMDLDMYQHPSVRKNLALVESYGNIILDAEAGELASGLSGQGRLMEPEHILENVLNYFSAKQTFKGKQVLITSGPTQEAIDPVRFISNHSSGKMGAALAEAFAAQGAEVHVVLGHGALKPIHSDIHIYPVKSASEMYEASQKLHQSMDICVFAAAVADYAPKEIAKEKIKKAGEGMTIELMRNVDIAASLGQEKKGHQIHVGFALETENEAFHAKEKLQKKNFDLIVLNSMKEAGAGFQLDTNKVTLFSKTGSELTSEVLPKAQIADLILQGIKNLPVEI; this comes from the coding sequence ATGAAATTAAAAGGTAAACGAATCCTATTGGGCGTAACAGGGAGTATTGCTGCTTATAAAAGTGCCCATTTGATACGTTTATTAGTAAAAGAAGGAGCAGAGGTACAAATCATCATGAGTACCTCTGCTCTTGATTTTATAACCCCATTGACATTAGCTACACTTTCCAAAAACCCTGTTCATCATAAGTTTCACTCCAATGAAAATGGGGTATGGACTAATCATGTCGAACTAGGTCTTTGGGCTGATTTATTTTTAGTAGCACCCATTTCCGCCAATACCTTGGCCAAGTTTGCAAATGGAATTTGCGACAATTTACTTTCAGCAACTTACCTTTCTGCTCGATGCCCAGTCATGATCGCACCAGCAATGGATCTTGATATGTATCAACATCCTTCAGTTAGAAAAAACCTTGCGCTTGTAGAAAGCTATGGCAATATCATTCTTGATGCTGAGGCTGGAGAACTTGCAAGCGGCCTATCTGGTCAAGGCAGATTGATGGAGCCTGAACACATCCTGGAAAATGTGTTGAATTATTTTTCAGCAAAGCAAACCTTTAAAGGTAAGCAAGTCCTAATTACTTCTGGTCCAACCCAAGAAGCTATAGACCCAGTTCGTTTTATTAGTAACCACTCAAGTGGCAAAATGGGCGCTGCCTTGGCGGAAGCATTTGCTGCTCAAGGAGCAGAAGTGCATGTTGTCTTAGGACATGGCGCTCTCAAACCAATTCATTCTGATATCCATATTTATCCTGTCAAAAGTGCTTCAGAAATGTATGAAGCTTCTCAAAAACTTCATCAATCCATGGATATTTGCGTCTTTGCAGCAGCTGTAGCAGATTATGCTCCAAAAGAAATTGCGAAAGAGAAAATCAAAAAAGCCGGGGAAGGGATGACTATTGAGTTGATGAGGAATGTAGATATTGCAGCTTCATTAGGTCAGGAGAAAAAAGGACATCAAATCCATGTTGGCTTTGCTCTCGAGACGGAGAATGAAGCTTTTCATGCTAAAGAAAAATTACAAAAAAAGAACTTCGACTTGATCGTACTCAATTCTATGAAAGAGGCTGGTGCAGGCTTTCAGCTTGACACCAATAAGGTGACTCTTTTCTCTAAAACTGGTTCAGAGCTGACTTCCGAGGTTTTACCAAAAGCACAAATCGCAGATTTGATTCTACAGGGTATTAAAAATCTTCCTGTCGAAATCTAA
- a CDS encoding DUF4835 family protein produces MKKFVFLTILFLTPFFIFSQELNFQVIINSDRARTQEKDIFEDMKTTFEQFLNGRNWTNDEFRPIERIKGSMLITINDMPQVGFYNATVQVQVVRPIYGTNYESMTFNFIDRNWNFEFLQNQPLEFNRFSYLNNISSLLAYYANMALGIDYDSFTLRGGDPYFEIANGIVNNAQQSNRPGWNQSPTDRRNRYWLINDIYTSSVFAPIREAIYLYHRKGMDLLNKDPNEAYKNMLEAIKKVEEANTAQPNSIFTISFMDAKGDEISKIFKNAPLEIRTEAVELLLKVDPNNARKYNDLLKG; encoded by the coding sequence ATGAAAAAATTCGTTTTCCTTACAATCCTTTTTCTTACTCCATTTTTCATTTTCTCTCAAGAATTGAATTTCCAAGTGATTATCAATTCAGATAGAGCAAGAACACAAGAAAAAGATATTTTTGAAGATATGAAAACTACCTTTGAGCAATTTTTGAATGGTAGAAATTGGACAAATGACGAGTTCAGACCCATCGAAAGGATCAAAGGAAGTATGCTCATCACGATCAATGACATGCCTCAGGTTGGTTTTTACAATGCTACAGTTCAGGTTCAAGTTGTAAGACCTATCTATGGCACGAATTACGAGAGCATGACTTTCAATTTTATTGACAGAAACTGGAATTTCGAATTTCTTCAAAATCAGCCACTAGAATTCAATAGGTTTTCATACCTCAATAACATCAGCTCTCTTCTAGCCTACTATGCTAATATGGCCTTAGGGATTGATTACGATTCTTTTACTTTGAGAGGAGGAGACCCATATTTTGAAATAGCAAATGGCATCGTCAACAATGCCCAACAGTCAAATCGTCCAGGATGGAATCAAAGTCCGACTGATAGAAGGAATCGCTATTGGCTGATCAACGATATTTATACTTCATCCGTATTCGCTCCAATCCGAGAAGCCATCTACCTTTATCATCGAAAAGGCATGGATTTGCTGAATAAAGACCCTAATGAAGCTTACAAAAATATGCTTGAAGCCATCAAAAAGGTCGAAGAAGCCAATACCGCTCAGCCAAACAGTATTTTTACTATCTCATTTATGGATGCAAAAGGAGATGAAATCAGCAAGATTTTCAAAAATGCTCCTTTGGAAATTCGAACAGAAGCGGTGGAACTCTTGTTGAAAGTGGATCCAAATAATGCTAGAAAATATAATGACCTACTGAAAGGTTGA
- the recN gene encoding DNA repair protein RecN, with translation MLKSLSIANYALIQSLEMEPCASLNMITGETGAGKSIMLGAVGLLLGNRADTKALFDEEKKCIVEGVFDIKNYKLQDLFESEDLDFEEVCIIRREISPNGKSRAFINDTPVRLEILKELGKSLMDVHSQHDSLQLGEGEYQLDLIDAYTQSQQEFTSYSQAYSGYQKAKRAYEKLAEQALELKKEADFNQFQLEELSSLSLKSGEQEELESDQEILENAEEIKSKIQEILVQLQDEQFGGLNILSQANLGIQQLGKFAQKFESFKERFQSILIELKDIAESLEDEDSKVEVDFEKLEATRERLSKIYQLQQKHGLDSVEALIALEKELADKAFQIENLDEQMEDLKSEMHAAHKSLLEKGALLSKKRKTGFQAFSKELISLLVQLGMENAQVEFSHQLIAPSKHGIDQIDLLFSANKGVKPQALKQVASGGEFSRLIFGIKYIMADKMALPTLIFDEIDTGVSGEIALQMVRMMQEIAKKHQVICISHLPQVAAKGDQHYFVYKDNSSARTISKIRLLENTERITEIAKMIAGSNPSESAFESARELLKN, from the coding sequence ATGCTCAAAAGCCTTAGCATAGCCAATTACGCTTTGATTCAATCACTTGAGATGGAACCTTGTGCTTCTCTAAATATGATTACAGGAGAGACAGGGGCAGGAAAATCCATCATGCTCGGAGCGGTTGGATTACTTTTGGGAAATAGAGCCGATACCAAAGCACTTTTTGACGAAGAAAAAAAATGTATCGTAGAAGGTGTCTTTGATATCAAAAATTACAAACTGCAAGATTTATTCGAAAGTGAAGACTTAGACTTCGAAGAAGTCTGTATCATCCGCAGAGAAATCAGCCCAAATGGAAAATCTCGTGCATTTATCAATGATACGCCTGTCAGATTAGAAATCCTCAAAGAACTCGGAAAATCCTTGATGGATGTTCACTCTCAACACGACAGTTTGCAACTAGGTGAAGGTGAATACCAACTGGACTTGATCGATGCTTACACTCAATCTCAACAGGAATTCACTTCCTATTCGCAAGCCTATTCGGGCTATCAAAAAGCAAAAAGAGCTTACGAAAAATTAGCTGAGCAAGCTTTAGAACTAAAGAAAGAAGCTGACTTCAATCAATTTCAACTTGAGGAATTGAGTTCCTTAAGTTTGAAATCCGGGGAACAAGAAGAATTGGAAAGTGATCAGGAAATCCTTGAAAATGCCGAAGAGATCAAAAGCAAAATTCAAGAAATCCTCGTTCAACTTCAGGACGAGCAGTTTGGCGGATTGAATATCCTCAGTCAAGCAAATCTTGGCATTCAGCAACTCGGGAAATTTGCCCAAAAATTCGAATCTTTTAAAGAACGATTCCAAAGCATTTTAATAGAACTTAAAGACATCGCCGAAAGTCTAGAAGACGAAGACAGTAAAGTCGAAGTAGACTTCGAAAAACTTGAAGCCACTCGAGAACGCTTGAGCAAGATCTACCAACTCCAACAAAAACATGGTTTGGATTCTGTAGAAGCTCTGATTGCATTGGAAAAAGAATTGGCTGACAAAGCCTTTCAGATAGAGAATTTGGATGAACAAATGGAAGACTTGAAGTCTGAAATGCATGCCGCCCACAAGTCACTATTAGAAAAAGGAGCGCTGCTCAGTAAAAAACGGAAAACAGGATTTCAAGCATTTTCCAAGGAATTGATATCTCTGCTTGTGCAGTTGGGAATGGAAAATGCTCAAGTGGAATTTTCCCATCAATTGATCGCTCCAAGTAAGCATGGCATAGATCAGATCGACTTACTTTTCTCAGCCAACAAAGGTGTGAAACCACAAGCTTTGAAGCAGGTGGCTTCTGGTGGGGAGTTTTCAAGGTTGATCTTTGGCATCAAGTATATCATGGCAGATAAGATGGCTTTGCCGACTTTGATTTTTGATGAAATTGATACAGGAGTATCAGGTGAAATAGCCTTGCAGATGGTTCGTATGATGCAAGAGATAGCCAAAAAACACCAAGTAATCTGTATCAGTCATTTGCCACAAGTTGCAGCCAAGGGAGATCAACATTATTTTGTGTACAAGGACAACAGTTCGGCAAGAACAATTTCTAAAATCCGTCTGCTTGAAAACACGGAACGCATCACAGAAATTGCCAAGATGATCGCCGGTTCTAACCCTTCCGAAAGCGCATTTGAAAGTGCACGGGAATTGCTAAAAAATTAG
- a CDS encoding enoyl-ACP reductase FabI has translation MPENLLKGKVGIITGALDENSIAWKTALKAHEQGAKFVLTNAPIAMRMGAINELAQECGTIVIPADATSLEDIEKLYTEAKEYLGGNFDFLLHSIGMSPNIRKGRSYGDLNYDWANKSYDVSAISFHKMMQISEKMDVMNEWGSIMGLSYIAAQRVYPFYTDMADAKALLESIARGYGYRYGKLKKVRVNTISQSPTKTTAGTGIGGFDTFYNFADKMSPLGNASAEACADYIITMFSDFTRYVTMQNLFHDGGYSTTGISEELMEGLTGE, from the coding sequence ATGCCTGAGAATCTACTAAAAGGAAAAGTCGGTATCATCACCGGTGCTTTGGATGAAAATTCAATTGCTTGGAAAACAGCCCTCAAAGCGCACGAACAAGGAGCTAAATTTGTATTGACCAATGCTCCTATCGCCATGAGAATGGGCGCAATCAACGAATTGGCACAGGAGTGCGGTACGATTGTCATTCCTGCTGATGCGACTTCTTTGGAAGATATTGAGAAACTTTATACCGAGGCAAAGGAATATTTAGGCGGAAATTTTGACTTTTTGCTTCACTCCATCGGCATGTCGCCAAACATTCGAAAAGGAAGATCTTACGGTGACCTCAATTACGATTGGGCTAACAAATCTTATGATGTTTCTGCTATTTCTTTCCATAAGATGATGCAGATATCTGAGAAAATGGATGTGATGAACGAGTGGGGATCCATTATGGGCCTTTCTTATATTGCTGCGCAGAGAGTATATCCTTTCTACACAGATATGGCTGATGCCAAAGCACTTTTAGAAAGCATCGCAAGAGGGTATGGCTACAGATATGGCAAGTTGAAAAAAGTAAGAGTTAACACCATCTCTCAATCTCCAACCAAAACAACAGCTGGAACAGGAATCGGAGGTTTTGATACTTTCTACAACTTTGCAGACAAGATGTCTCCATTAGGCAATGCATCTGCAGAAGCTTGTGCAGATTACATCATCACCATGTTCTCAGACTTCACCAGATACGTGACCATGCAAAACCTATTCCACGACGGAGGATACTCTACAACAGGAATATCTGAAGAATTGATGGAAGGATTGACTGGAGAGTGA